GCCAGCCGAACGTGGGGGACCTCGTCACGCAGGGCCCGCAGGTGGGCCTTGCTCGAGACGAAGGCCAGGTCGGCCTTGGCGAGCACGGCGCGCTCGCGCCGCGTCAGCCGGCGGCGTGGATCCGGGTGGTGAGCGACCACCAGCACCTCGTCGCAGGCCCCGATCAGGGCCTCGGCGTCCGGGTGCGCGGGGTCGAGCCAGAGGATGGGGGTCTTGAGATCGAGGGCGCGGGCGGCCGCCTTGACCTCGTGCCGCAGGCGCCAGCGGGCGATGAGGCCGTCACCCGGTAGGCGGAAGGGCGGAGTCCAGCAATAAAGGTGGCTCGCAAGGCGCCGAGGCTTCACCCCAAAACGGCAGCGCATCGCCCACTTGGCCCGGTAGCGGGCATCACCGAGGCGGGCGCAAGCATGGAAGAGCGAACAAGGGGCGTCGATGAACAGCACCCGGTTCATCTCAGCCAGGAACCCCATCAAGGGCGCTCGCTCGGCCGAGCGCGGGTCGTCCCAGTCCACCGCCGACAAGCAGATGATGTCGTGACCCGACAGGCGCATGGCCGTTCCCTCCCCGCTGCATCGCCCCGCTCCGACTCCAGGATAGAGAAGGCCCGTATCCGGAACTTCGTCCGCAACGGAGAATGGTTTGGGGGAAAAGGATTGAGGCGAGCCTAAGCGCGGGCGGTCTGCGTCCGGTGGCGCGCCTCCAGGTGCACCATGAGCAAGTTCACGTCCGCCGGGGTCACCCCGCCCACCCGCGAGGCCTGCGCCAAAGTGCGGGGCTGAATCCGCGAGAGCTTGTCCTGGGCCTCGCGCGACAGGCCCGTGATGGCGCGGTAGTCGAGATCCGCAGGCAAGGGCTTGTCCTCGAGGCGCTTGAGCTTTGCGATCTGGGCCGTCTGGCGCTCGATGTACCCGGCGTACTTGGTCTGGATGCCCAGCTGCTCGATGACCTCGGCCGGGACCTCGCCGGGCTCGCGGCCCGCGATCTCCCAGACCAGGGGAGCCGGCACCGGGGGACGGCGCAGCAGCTCTTCGAGGGTGACGGGTCGCTCCACCCGCTCGCCGCAGGCCGCCATGAGCCGTTCGTTGAGGTCGTCCGAGGGCAGGAGGCGGGTCTTCTTCAGCCACTCGCGCTCGCGGGCGATCGCCTCCTGCTTGGCGGTGAAGACGGCCCAGCGCCTATCATCCACCAGGCCCAGCTCGCGACCGAGCGCCGTCAGGCGCTCGTCGGCGTTGTCCTGGCGCAGGTAGAGCCGGTACTCGGAGCGGCTCGTCAGCATGCGGTAGGGATCGTTGATCTCCTTGGTCACCAGGTCGTCCACCAGGGTCCCGATGTAGGACTCCGAGCGGGGGAAGACCACCAGTTCGAGGCCCTTGGCATAGCGGGCGGCATTGATGCCGGCCACCAGGCCCTGGGCCGCGGCCTCCTCGTAGCCCGAGGTGCCGTTGATCTGGCCCGCCGTGAAGAGACCCGGGGCGAGCTTGCACTGGAGGGTCGCATGCAGCTGGGTGGCGGGGATGTAGTCGTACTCGACCGCGTAGCCCGGCTTGAGCATCACGACCTCTTCGAGGCCCGGCATGGTGCGGAGCATCTCGAGCTGGACCTCAGCAGGCAGGCTCGTGGACATGCCCTGGACGTACCACTGGATGGTGTCCTCGCCCTCGGGCTCCAAGAAGACCGGGTGCGTCTCCTTGTCCGGGAAGCGCACGACCTTGTCCTCGATGCTCGGGCAGTAGCGCGGCCCCACCCCCTCGATCATGCCGGTGAACATGGGGGAGCGATCGAGCGCGCCGGTGATCACCGCGTGGGTCGCGGGGATGGTGTGGGTCAGGTAGCAGGGGTGCTGCGGGGTGGGCGCCTCGGGCGGCACGAAGGAGAAGTGGAGATCGGGGGTCCCGCCCGGAGCGAGGGCCATCCGGTCGAAGCGCAGGGTCCGGCCGTCCACCCGGGGCGGGGTGCCGGTCTTGAGGCGACCGGTGCGCAGGCCCAGGGCGTGCAGGCTCGCGGTGAGGGCGTTGGCGGGGGCTTCCCCGGTGCGGCCGCCGGGTTCGGCGTCGAGGCCCGTGAAGAGCTTGCCGCGCAGGAAGGTGCCGGTCGTAAGCACCACCGCCCGCGCCAAGAGACGCTCGCCCTTGTCGGTCACAAGCTCCACCCCGCCGTCGGGGGTCGGGTGCATCGCCTCGATCAGGCCCTCGAAGATGGAGAGGTTCGGAGTCGAGAAGACGACCGCCTGCATGGCCTCGGCGTAGCGCTTCTTGTCCGACTGGGCCCTGAGGGCCTGGACGGCGGGCCCCTTTGAGGCGTTGAGGACCTTGATCTGCATGGCGGTGCGGTCGGTGACGCGGGCCATCTCGCCGCCCAGGGCATCGATCTCGCGGACCAGATTGCCCTTGGCGGGACCGCCGATGGCGGGGTTGCAGGGCATGGTCGCGATGGTCGTTCGGCTCCCGGTCGCCAGGGCGGTACGGCAGCCGAGCCGCGCCGAGGCGAGCGCCGCCTCGCAGCCCGCATGGCCGCCTCCGATGACGATCACGTCCCAGTGCATCGGTTCTCGCCCCTTTCCGCGTGTGCCTTTCCAGAAGGTGCATGGTAGCCGGAATCGACGAATTCCAAAAGAGGCACGAGGGGCGTTGGGCAGATGGCCGTCGCCAGGAACCCTCCCCGCCGGCTAGGATCGCTCGCGGTGGGAGATCGACCGCCGCGCGAAAAAGGGGCCGCAAAAGGGGCCGCAAAAGGGTCCGAAAGAGGGTCCGACGATGAAGCAGACCGACCTGATCATCCTGACGCTCTGCATCGTGGCGGCGCTCATGGGGGCAGGGCTCGGAAAGGCCCGTTCGACCCCTCCTCCCGCCGGGATCGCGCCGCTGCAGGGGCCTTCGCGTTGACAAGCCCCCAGCCATGGCGTACAGTCACAGAGGGTAAATCAGACCAATTTTGTCGGATTTACCCAAGCCACGCGTCAGAGCGAAGGTTGGAGCCGCGATGAAACTGACCAAAGCGACCGAGTACGGGATCCTGACCCTGCTCTACCTGGCCAAGCAGCCTGAAGGGCAGCTCAGCGACACCGCGCGCATCGCCGAGGTCGAGCGCATCCCGCCCTCCTTCCTCGGGAAGCTGGTCCCTCTGCTCGTCAAGGCGGGCCTGGTGCGATCGCACCGCGGCTCCCACGGGGGGATCGCCCTGGGACGCCCCGCCGACACCATCACCCTGCGACAGGTCGTCGAAGCCACCGAAGGCGAAATCGCCGTCAACGACTGCACCTCCTCGACCCCACATGCCTGCTTCCGCACCGGCTGCGCCGTGCAGGCCGCCCTGCTCGCTGCCCAGCAGCAGTTCATGGCGGCCCTCGAGGCCTACACCCTCGAGGGGCTCGCACTTCAGGACGGGGTCCGGCACGTCTCGGTGGAGCTCGACCTGGCCGCGCTCCCATAGGAAGCCACGGGCATGATCTACCTGGACTACCACGCCACCACCCCGATGGACCCCCGGGTCCTCGAGGCCATGCTGCCCTACTTCACCGAGCACTTCGGCAACGCCGCGAGCCGCAACCACCCCTACGGGTGGGCCGCCGAGCAAGGCGTCGAGAAGGCCCGCGAGCAGATCGCCCTCTTGATCGGCGCGCTGGACGATCGGGGCCACGCCAGCGGCAAGGAGATCGTCCTGACCTCCGGGGCCACCGAGTCGATCAACCTCGCCCTCAAGGGCGTCGCCGAGATGTACGCCGAGAAGGGCAAGCACCTCATCACCACCAAGGTCGAGCACAAGGCGACCCTCGACACCTGCGCCCACCTGGAGCGCCTCGGCTACGAAGTCACCTACCTGGACGTCGATCGCTTCGGCTTGATCGACCTCGCGGCGCTCGAGGCGGCCATCCGCCCCGACACCATCCTCGTCAGCATCCTGCACGCCAACAACGAGATCGGCACGGTGCAGGACCTCTCGGCCATCGGCGAGATCACCCGCTCCAAGGGCGTGCTGCTCCACGTGGACGCCGCCCAGAGCGCGGGCAAGGTGCCCGTCGACGTCAAAGCCATGAAGGTCGACCTGCTCTCGCTGTCGGGTCACAAGCTCTACGGCCCCAAGGGGGTCGGCGCCCTCTACGTCCGTCGCAAGGGGCCCCGCGTGCGCCTCAGCGCCCAGACCCACGGCGGCGGCCACGAGCGCGGCATGCGCTCGGGCACCCTCAACGTGCCGGGGATCGTCGGCCTGGGCAAGGCCTGTGAAATCGCCCGCCTCGAGATGGCCGACGAGGGCCTGCGGCTCGCCAGCCTGCGCGACAAGCTCTACCGCGCCATCACCGAGGCCATCGACCACGTCCACCTCAACGGGCACCCGACCCAGCGCCTGCCGGGCAACCTCAACCTCAGCTTCGAGTTCGTCGAGGGCGAGAGCCTCATGATGGGCATGAAGGGCATCGCCGTCTCGTCAGGCTCCGCCTGCACCTCGGCGTCGCTCGAGCCCTCGCACGTCCTCAAGGCCATCGGGGTGTCGAGCGACCTGGCGCACACCTCGCTGCGCTTCGGGCTCGGCCGCTTCACCACCGAGGCCGAGATCGACGAGACCGCTTCGATCGTGATCGCCCAGGTCCAGCGCCTGCGCGAGCTCTCGCCGCTCTACGAGATGTACAAGGACGGCATCGACCTCAAGCAGGTCCAGTGGCAGGCCCACTAACTCAGGCAGGAAGAACCATGACCTACAGCGACAAGCTCATCCGCCACTACGAGAACCCCAGCAACGTGGGCTCCTTCCCCAAGGACGCCGCGGGCGTCGGCACGGGCATCGTCGGCGCGCCCGAGTGCGGCGACGTCATGAAGCTCCAGATCAAGGTCAACGACCAGACCCACGTGATCGAGGACGCCAAGTTCAAGACCTTCGGTTGCGGCTCGGCGATCGCGAGCTCCTCGCTCGCCACCGAGTGGCTCAAGGGCAAGACCCTGGACGAGGCGCTCACCATCAAGAACACCGCCATCGTCGAGGAGCTCGCCCTGCCCCCCGTCAAGATCCACTGCTCGGTGCTCGCCGAGGATGCGATCCGCATGGCGATCAGCGATTACCAGCAGAAGCGCGCTGCCGCTTCGACCACGGAGGCCTAAAAGATGACGACCGAGACCACCCCCAAGCCCAACCTGATCAACGTGACCCCCAAGGCGATCGCTCACGTCAAGTCGCTGCTCGAGCGCCAGGGCAAGCCCGATGGCTACCTGCGCGTCGGCGCGACCGGCGGCGGCTGCTCGGGCCTGAGCTACAAGCTCGACATGGCCGACGCCCCCAACGCGGACGACCGCGAGATGGTGTTCGACGGCCTCAAGGTCCTCATGGACCCCAAGAGCTCGCTCTTCTTGAGCGGCCTCGAGCTGGACTACAACGACGACCTCATGAACGCCGGCTTCACCTTCCGCAATCCCAACGCCGTCCACACCTGCGGCTGCGGCAACTCCTTCGGCGTCTAACTCCCATCTCTCCCCCCTGCCCCCTGGCGGGGCGGGGGTGGGGGGATACAATCAAGTTCCTCAGAACCTCGTCATGACGCCATCCGACCACTTCGCTGTCTTCGACCTCCCCGAGCGCCTCACTCTCGATCGCGCCGACCTCGAAGCGCGCTATCACGCCCTTGCGCGCCGCTTCCACCCCGATCGCTTCATGACCCGTCCCGAAGCCGAGCGCGAGGCCGCCAGCGACCAGATGGAGCGCGCCAACGCGGCCTACCGCGTGCTGCGCGATCCGCTCTTGCGGCTACGCCACGTGCTCGATCGGCACGGGATCAAGGCCGACGTGCGGCAGGGGGTTCCCGTCGAGCTAGCCGAGACCTACTTCGACCTGCAAGAAACCCTCGAGGAGCTTGCCGAGGCCAGTGACGAGGCCCGCGCCCCGCTGCGCGAGACGGCCCGAGCGCTCCGCGACCGGATTCAGGCCAGCGCGGACGGCCTCGCCCACGAGCTTGCGACGCGCGGCGCCGAATGGGACGCCGATCCTCGCCTGGAGACGCTCGAAACCCTCGCCCTCTCTCTCGATCGTCATACCTACCTGCTGTCCATGCTCCGTGACATCGACGGCAAGCTCTCGAATTTCTAAAAGGACACCACCATGGCCAAGATCGTCGGTATCGACCTGGGGACCACCAACAGCCTGGTGGCCATGGTCGTCGAAGGGCAGCCCGTGGTCCTGCCGGACGCCAACGGCGAGCCTCTCATCCCCTCGGCAGTCGCGATCGCCGAGAGCGGTCGTCAGCTGGTGGGCCGTGAGGCCAAGGCCGTCACCGATCCCCGCCGCGCCGCCACCTCCTTCAAGCGCCTCATGGGCCGCGGCCTCGCCGACTTGGCCGAAGACTCCGCCCTGCTTTCCTACGATGCCTCGGCCAGCAGCGACGAAGTCATCCGCCTCACCCTCGGCGGCAAGCGCTTCACGCCGGTAGAGCTTTCGAGCCTCGTCCTGCGCAAGCTCAAAGCGATCGCCGAGACCCACGCCATCGGCCGCATCAAGCAGGCGGTCGTCACCGTGCCAGCCTACTTCAACGACGCCCAGCGCCAGGCCACCCTGACCGCGGGCAAGCTCGCCGGCCTCGACGTGCTGCGGCTGGTCAACGAGCCCACCGCCGCCTGCCTCGCCTACGGCCTGGACCGCAAGCGCCAGGGCCACGTCGCGGTTTACGACCTAGGCGGCGGGACCTTCGACGTCTCGATCCTCAAGCTCACGGACGGTGTCTTCGAGGTGCTCGCCACCTGCGGCGACACCCGGCTCGGCGGCGACGACTGCGACGCGGCGCTCGCAACCTGGCTCGGCGAGCGCCTCTTGAGCGAGCGCCCCACCCTTTCCCTCGACGACCCGAGCCTCACGGCCGCCCTGCGCCGCGCGGCCGAGGCGGCAAAGCACGCCCTCTCGCACGACGAGAGCACCCTTCTCACGCTCGAGCACCCCTCCCTCGGCGAACCCTTCGCCCTCACCCTCACTCGCGAGGGCTTCGAGGCACTCGTCGCCCCCATCCTGGACCGCACCCTCGCCATCTGTCGTCAGGCGCTTTCCGACGCGGGCCTCACGTCCGACGCCATCGACGACGTGGTGCTGGTGGGCGGCTCCACTCGGATGCCCATGGTCAAGCGCCTGGTCGCGGCCTTCTTCGGCCGGACGCCCAACGACTCCCTCGATCCCGACCAGGTGGTCGCCCTCGGGGCGGCGGTACAGGCGGACGTACTCTCGGGCGAACGCGACGACGTCCTGCTCCTGGACGTGAACCCGCTCTCCCTGGGCATCGAGACCCTCGGCGGGGCGGTCAGCCGCCTCATCAACCGCAACGCCACGGTGCCCGCCTCGTCCCGCGAGGTCTACACCACCTCGGTGGACAACCAGACCGCCGTCATCGTCCACGTGGTGCAGGGCGAGCGCGAGCTGGTGCAGGACTGCCGCAGCCTCGCCCGCTTCAAGGTCGCCGTCGAGCCCGGACCCGCCGGCATGGCGCGCGTCGAGGTCAAGTTCGCCATCGATGCGAGCGGCGTCTTGCAAGTGACGGCCAAGGACCTGCGCAGCGGCGCGGCCCAGTCGGTCACGGTCAACGCGACCTTCGGGCTCGCCGACGCCGAGGTCGAGCAGATCCTGCGCGAGTCGGTCCAGCACGCCGCCGAGGACGCCGAGGCCCGCGCCCTGATCGAGGCCCGGGTGGAGGGCGAGGGGATCCTGGCGGCGGCCGACAAGGCGCAGCACCACCCCGCCGCCGCGGCCCTCACCGCTCCCGAGCGCGAACACCTACAGACGGCGATCGCCAACCTGGGCGCCGCCCTCGCAGGCAAGCAGCCCCAGGCGATCAAGGACGCGGCCGAAGCCCTGAACGAGGCCTCTCACCGGCTCGCCGAGCTCATCCTGGGCACGACGCTGCGGGCAGCGGTGGGCGACGCCACCGACAACATCTCAGCAATACCCATTTCTCAGTAAGTGACAAACAATGCCAAAGATCACTTACTTACCTGAAAACATCACCGTCGAGGTCGAACCCGGCCAGAACGTGCTCGAAGCCGCCCTTGCGAACGGCATCCATCTGGACCACGCCTGTGGCGGCTTCTGCGCCTGCTCCAGCTGCCACATCCACGTCGAGGCGGGGATGGAGCACACCTCCGAGCAGGAGGATCCCGAAGCCGACCAGGTGGAAATGGCGCAGGGCATCAGCCTCAAGAGCCGCCTGGCGTGCCAGACCAAGGTCTACGGCGACATCATCGTACGACTGCCGCCCCAGAAGGGACTCGGCTAACACCGCAGGCGCCCCCGGCTGTCCCGTCAGATAGGAGAGAACCCATGCCCACAACTCCCTTCAAGCCTTCCGAAACCCGACTCGGCGCCACCTTTGCCAGCGTCGGCGACTGGGAGCTGCCCGCTCGCTTCTTGCCCGTTGCCGAAGAGGTGGGCCGCGGCCGCTCGCTCGGCGGCATCGTGGACCGCTCCGACTGGGGCAAGCTGTGGCTGACGGGCAAGGACGCCGCCGACTTCCTGCACAACTACACCACCCACAACATCCAGGCCCTCGCCCCCGGCAAGGGGATCCAGACCGCCGTCACCACCTGGAAGGGGACGATGGTGGACCACGTCTTCGTCATGCGGCGCGAGGACGGCCTGTGGCTCCTCACCCACCCCGACCGCGCCCAGGCCGTGTACCAGGCGCTCGACAAGTACCTGCTCGGCGTGGACGTGAAAATCGAGGACCGCACCGAGGGCTACGGCCTGCTCTACGTCTTCGGCCAGCTCGCGCGCCCGGTGATCGCCAAGGCCACCGGCCTCCAGCCCGTCTGGGAGGAGCACGCCCCTGTCTCGGTGCGGATCGGTGGCAGCGAGGCCCTGGTCGCTTCGACCTGGCCCGCCTTCGGCGCGGGCTACCACGTCCTGGTCGAGAACGCCTCGGCCCTTGCGGTCTACGACGCGCTCGTGCGCGAAGCCGACGCCAAGGGCATGCTGCCCATCGGCGCCGAGGCCTGGGAGCAACTGCGCATCGAGCAGGGCATCCCCGCCTTCGGCCACGAGATCGGCGAGGACGTGAACCCCTGGGAGGCGCGGCTCGCCGACTCGGTGAGCATGTCCAAGGGCTGCTACCTGGGCCAAGAGGTCGTCGCCCGGCTCGCCAACTACGACAAGGTGCAGCGCTATCTGATCGGCCTGCGCTTCGAGGGCGCACGCATCCCCGCCAAAGGCACCGAGATCCAGGTCGAAGGCAAGAAGGTCGGCGTCGTCACGAGCGCCATGGCAGGCAGCGCCTTGGGCTTTGTGAAAGGCGCCCACGTGGCCCCCGGCACGCGCGTCATCCTCAAGGACGGAGAGCAGGAGATCCCTGCTGTCCTGGAGAGCCGCCCCTTCTGGAGCGAGCTGCTCAACGAGGGTATCGGCGCCCGTTACTGATCGACCCGGCGCACCAGGACGGCGGGCTCGGCCGGATCCCCCTCACCGAAGACCCCGTAGTGGTCGGTATTGATCCAACGCATGCCATCGGCGCGCAGCTCCGCTTGGACGGCGTAGCGGTGGCCGGGCTGGATCGCCGAGGCATTGTAGGGCAGCGAGAAGGCAATGGGCACCTGGCCCGCGACGGTAATCGTCCGCGCGCTGATCACCTCGGCGGGGGCATCGGCGCGCGAGACGTCCACCAGCTTCACCGTGAGGGTCGCCCCCGGCAAGAGGGCGATACGCTCGCGGTAGCTCACGGTGCCCTTGAGCTCGCGGGCCGCGGCGACGGCCGAAGAGGTGGCTGCGGGCCTGGCGCAGCCCGCGCACTGGATGGCCGCGGCAGGGAGCGCCACGAGCAGCAACGCGCCTAGCAGCGAGGCTACGACACCGATTCGCATGGTCACGACCTTTCTCGAAACAGGGTTCCGAGGCTTTGACGAAGCGCACCGCCCCACGGTTCGATGACGCACCCCGATCTGCCAGGCGTGATAAACTGGGCGCTATGCGGATCTATCGAAACCAGGACGAAATCGTACGGCACGGGCGCCTCGCCAACAACGTCTGGACGCGCTTTCTCGGGCTGCAATTCAGCAAGGAATTGCCCGAGGGCCACGGCCTCCTCATCACGCCGTGCAACTCCGTCCACATGTTCTTCATGAACTACCCGATTGACGTGGTATTCTTGACCAAAGACCTCGTCATAGAGCGCCTTTTGCCGGATCTAAAGCCGTGGCGCGTCTCGCCCGTGGTCATGAAGGCGTACCAGACCCTCGAAGTGCCCGCCGGAACCATTGCAAAGTACGATCTCAAGGTCGGCGATCGCTTGGAAATCAAGGAGTAGGCGTGAGCGAAGCGTCTAACGAAACTGTGCCCACACGTTCCCCCTCCCTGGTTCCGACGAAGACCCGCCGCGCCCAGCGAATCGGGGCAATTGCGATCGCCCTCGGCCTCGTGGCCATGCCCGCCTGGGCCGCCACCTTCACCGACCTGCCGGAAGGCAGCTCCCGGACCACTCTCGCGAGCCTGCTCGCCGATCGCGGCATCATGAGCGGCATCGGCGAGAGCGAGTTCGGCGGCGACACCCCCATCACCCGCTACGAGCTCGCGGCGATCCTCAACGCCCTCTTGGACCCGCGCGACGTCCCCTTCAACGTGGTCGCCTGGTCCGACATCCCGCCGGGCCATCCGGCCATGCCCTCGGTCAGCCGTGTGACGAGCCTCAGCCTGCTTACGGGCGAGGGCGGGCGCTTCGTCGGCCTTCGCCGGGTGAACCGCTTGGAGTTCGCCGCCGCCCTCGATCGCTTGCTCGCTTACCGCTCGGTCACGGCACCGCCGCGCCTCAAGGGCCCCGCCCGCGGCTTCTCGGACGTGCCTGTCGCAGGCGAGTCGGGGCAGTTGCTCGATCGCGCCGCCAACTTCTGGCAATTCGTCGACGCCCCCAAGCGCGTGCGCTTCCGCCCGTTCGATCCCATCACCCGAGGCGAGGCCCTCGACATGCTGGCGCGAGCGGCCATGCTTCTCGATCCGACCCTCCAGGAGCCCATCAAGGCGGCCCTCGCCGCGGCGGCCCCCGCTCCGGTTCACACGCCGGCCCCCACGCCGCACCCGACGCCCAGCCCCTTCTGGGAAGCCCCTCATCCCACCCCGAACCCGACGCCGCACCGCACCCCGGCCCCTGTGCGTACCCCCGCCCCGCTCAAGACGGCGGCCCCCGTGCGCACCCCGACGCCGGTCGCCACCCCGCGCCCCGTCCCGACGCCGGCGCCCGTTCGCACGCCCGCGCCGGTTTTCACGCCCGCGCCCACGCCCGTGCCGACCCCCGTCGTTTCCTTCACTCCGGCGCCCGAGCCCACTCCCGAGCCGGAGCCCACGCCGCGCTTGCCCTTCTGGCTGCGTGACGAGCAGGCGAGCAAGGCCCCGAGCCCCGCTCCCACCACCAAGCCTCAGCCCGCCCCCACGGCCAAGCCCACGCCTACGCCCGCGCCGGTCCCCACCCCGACGCCCAGGCCCCAGCCCACGCCGACGGCGAAGCCCGTAAGCGGCGGCCTCAAGACGAGCCAGGGCCCCGGCAAACCCAGCACCCCCGCGCCGGCCTTCGCCGAGCTGCTGGTGCCGAAGGCTCGCCTGGGCCTCGACCCGGTCCTGTTCTACCAGGGCAGCGGTCTCCAAGCCCTCTTCCCCGGCTACTTCAACCTGGACGCCTCGGGCGAGTACTGGCACGAAGCCTTCGGTGGCGCGCTCTCGCTCGGGACCATCTACCCCATCCCCGTGACCCAGCCCCAGAGCGACTACTTCGACTTCCACCTGCACGGCGAGGGCTACTACAAGCTGCCTTTCCGCGGTGATGACTGGCAGGCAGCCGTCGGCGCGAGCGTCATGACGCGCATGCTCAGTGGCCAGGCGAGCACAACCTTCGACGCCAACACCATGGGCCTCGGCCTCGGCCCCGCGGGCCGCATCGCCTACCGGGTCATGCCCGCCCTGAGCCTGCACGGCGCCGTCCAGCTCTATCCGCTCATGTTCCACTCCTACCAGGAAGCCACGGCCCTCGGCCTGCTCGGGGCGTGGCAAGTCGGCGGCGAGTACGATCTGCTGCCCCTGGGCGCCGGGATGCTCAAGGCCCACGTCTACTACCAGGGCACCCTGGGGGCCACCTTCGACAAGGCAGGCATGCAGACGGCTCAAATGCTCTCCATCGGAGCGGGGGGAAGCTTCTAAGATGCCACTGGTGTACCTCTTGACCGGCGCCATCCTCGCGCTCTACTCGCTGGGCAGCATGTTCCCGGGGGTGGCGGGCAACATGCTCGCCGACCAGATCCGGAAGCAGTACGGCCCCTTCTCCAAGCTCGACGTCAGCGTCGTCACCGATCCGCCCATCCGCGCGCTAGGCGGCCAGGTGGACAGCCTGCGCATCAAGGCCGAGGGCTTCGCTGTCGAGGGCGTGCCCATCTCGACGGCGAGCATCGAGACCGATCCCTTCC
Above is a window of bacterium DNA encoding:
- a CDS encoding S-layer homology domain-containing protein — encoded protein: MSEASNETVPTRSPSLVPTKTRRAQRIGAIAIALGLVAMPAWAATFTDLPEGSSRTTLASLLADRGIMSGIGESEFGGDTPITRYELAAILNALLDPRDVPFNVVAWSDIPPGHPAMPSVSRVTSLSLLTGEGGRFVGLRRVNRLEFAAALDRLLAYRSVTAPPRLKGPARGFSDVPVAGESGQLLDRAANFWQFVDAPKRVRFRPFDPITRGEALDMLARAAMLLDPTLQEPIKAALAAAAPAPVHTPAPTPHPTPSPFWEAPHPTPNPTPHRTPAPVRTPAPLKTAAPVRTPTPVATPRPVPTPAPVRTPAPVFTPAPTPVPTPVVSFTPAPEPTPEPEPTPRLPFWLRDEQASKAPSPAPTTKPQPAPTAKPTPTPAPVPTPTPRPQPTPTAKPVSGGLKTSQGPGKPSTPAPAFAELLVPKARLGLDPVLFYQGSGLQALFPGYFNLDASGEYWHEAFGGALSLGTIYPIPVTQPQSDYFDFHLHGEGYYKLPFRGDDWQAAVGASVMTRMLSGQASTTFDANTMGLGLGPAGRIAYRVMPALSLHGAVQLYPLMFHSYQEATALGLLGAWQVGGEYDLLPLGAGMLKAHVYYQGTLGATFDKAGMQTAQMLSIGAGGSF
- a CDS encoding DUF192 domain-containing protein, which translates into the protein MRIYRNQDEIVRHGRLANNVWTRFLGLQFSKELPEGHGLLITPCNSVHMFFMNYPIDVVFLTKDLVIERLLPDLKPWRVSPVVMKAYQTLEVPAGTIAKYDLKVGDRLEIKE